The stretch of DNA CCAGGCACATTGACCTAAAGTACCATGTTGTTCAACAtagaatccaggatcaaactatTAATGTTAAGCATATCAGTACGACAcgtatgcttgcggatccgcttactaaaggcttaccacccaatatATTTCATGAGCATGTAGCCGGTATGGGATTATTGGAAGCCTCTTGATTCTGGAATTATGGGACCGCTAATATAAACCACTCCCAATAAGTAAAATGTTTCCTTTTCGAAATAGGATGTGTGCTATGAATATTGAGGTTCAATGGCTTTTTCATCTGTTGTTGTAACACCTTACTCTGGTATATTATTCCTATGGAGAATGGACAAAAGTCATTGAGCCtaacgatcaagggggagaatgttggtaTTGATCTAGAGGCCCAATGGGCCAAAACGAAAATAAAAGACCAGAAATAAAGTTACGTTAAAGAGAGAAACAGGGAGGCCACGAACCAACGTTCGTACCCCTCGATCTCAACttacgcgccctgatcgggggcacccTAACCAACTATAGTTTTGGTCCCCTGTCGCCAGCACACATAAAAAGATGGGGGAGCAGCCGGCACCTACGCTAGACAAGTTCTCGTACGGTTTACTCCTGCTCTCCCCATCCCTAAACCCTAACCGATGTGGGGGAGCGCTGCACGACGGGAAGATCATCTCCAAGCTCTGCCCTTGTCCCAGGGCAGTGCCGGTGGCGCCCGGAGGGACGCCGCTACCTGCAACGAGCAACTTCACCGAGCCTGCATCGAGCAGGCACGGGACTTCGCACCGTCGACACCAATGGCTGCTTCCATTGGTGGTAAGAACCTAATCCATCTCTCTGATCTGTGCTATTAGGTGATCTAATGCCTGGCTTACGATCTGTTAAGTAGATCCTACGGGATTATAAACAATAACAACCCCTCACCTAGAAAACCAGATTCCAGGTGTTTTGTCCCAATGTATTGATACCCGTCTAAATGGCCCCCCTAGGGTGGTTTTGCTGATGTGGCATACTACGTGGATGATGACATGGCCGTGTCCAGAGCAGGAGCCGGGGCTAGGCGTGGGCCCACGCGGTCAGGGTCTCCTACATGACAGCTGCTCTAGCACTGCTGGGGACTAGGGTGCTGGTGATTGGCATGCAGATCTAGACAGGGGAGACTGGAATGTATTTTGGTCTTTTTTAGTGCAAGCAAACCCATTttcaccccctctctctctctctctctctctctctctctctctaaaaacCATGGCCCACAAGTTATCTCTTGATTGTAAAACTATCACATACAAATCAATCAAGGGAATGCTAATGAAAGAGGAAGAGCCAGTATGCCAACGACTTGGTTACGACTTCTTTACCATCGCGAACTATTGTACTCTTATGTGATGTTGGGAGAAGATCACCATCCCTCTCATCCGATCTGCTTGCGAGATCATCGCCACCCCTCTTAGTTCCCCTCTTACTTTTCCGCACCTTCTCCGAGACTGCTGCATGATTTTTTGGGGGGAAAACAAGGGGGAAAATGTGGATTCACTAACAGTAAAGCAATGTGGTAAAACTTTTACAAATCAATCAAGTCAAAAGGGGTGCTAATAAAAGAGGAAGAGGCAGCATACATGAGGCCATCGGCTCGGATTCCCTTCCTTTACTATTGCAAGCTCGTCTACTCTTATGTGACCTTCATGTGCGATCGTCGCCACCCCTCTTAGTCCTGCTCATCTTTTCTTAGACTGAAGCAGTTTTATTTTCTGCAGGAGGCAAGCTGTAGAGTTATCAACAGTAAGTCAGTAAAGCAATGCTGTAAAATTTTCAGGCCGAACAATCTAAGGGACGATATGTGAACTTAGCCCCAAACACCAACTTTGAATTTTATTTTTTTTGGAAGTAACCGGGGGGCATTAAGGCCACCTGAATCTGAATTTTCATTAGCCGAGAAACCGGCAAGGCCACACAACTACACAAGGTTCAGAACTCCAGATCGGAGAACAGGGGTCAAGGCCACAGGCGGCACTCTATCTACGGCAACGCAGCAAAACGCTAACTTTGAAAGTTTTTGGTTGAGGCCCCCATCGAAGGTTCCCATAGAAATTTTGGTTGAAGCCCCAGACATCCGATGActttttttttttgcagaaaatcaAAGTATAAATAGCTTGAATTAGGGTTTGGGTGCTTGGTTTTGCACAGCGGGAAGGGCAGGACATTGAACGGTAGAGACGCACCTGGTTGATGATCGTCGCCAGCAGGAGGGTCCGGCAAAGAGGGCTGTGCCGCTCGCCCAGCCGTATCTAtctatcttttttatttttttgagcaaCTGTCGTTCTATATCTATGGAGAGTCGGTGGCCGACTCCTGCGGGACATCAGCCAGGCTATGGGCCCAGTCAGGAAGTAACGGGCCTCGGGATAGGGGACAGCCCGACTCTTGTAGGGAAGAATCACGAAATCActaagtactcgttgcaaagaacacttcACTTTCTCAGGTCgcgacaagtgacgcacatgcagcacgccacttgtcgcaacctgggagttttcccttttttcgtagatccgtttattcaaaacgttttatctcttaaaccgtgctttcaaatctcaaaccgtttttactattggattcctcgcgtcgagatcttcaaaattagatcccatgttgataggttttcacgaacttttttttttcatgaaaaaaaccggatgaaaaaaaccgggtgaaaaaaccgaaccgggagcacggtttttttccctttccgaaagaggcacgcccgtgcctctcgcgaaatcacaaccgtgcctctcgtggaagcaaaaccgtgatttttgtggaagaaaaaaaacagaaaacgtgttttttccgttttcgagaggtacgaccgtgactctcgggatagcacaaccgtgcctctcgcggaagcaaaaccgtcactctcttgaaagaaaaaaacagaaaacgcgtattttttttacctttccgagaggcacggccgtgactttcgcgtaagcacaaccatgcctctcgcggaagcaaaaccgtgactctcacgaaagaaaaaaaacagaaaacgcgttttgtttttccctttccgataggcacagccgtgactctcgcaaaagcacaaccgtgcatctcgcggaagaaaaaccgtgactctcgcaaaagaaaaaaaacgtgtttttttcgtttccgaaaggcacggccgtgactctcgataaagcacaaccgtgcctctcgcggaagaaaaaccgtgacttttgcgaaagggaaaaaagaaaacgcgttttttcgcgcaaaaaatttttgtttcgaaatttttttgatcgaaaagctaagaaagaccgggggaaaaccaaaatgtcgaaaaaacccggaaaaaaaccatttaaaaagccgaaaacgcatgtggaaaaataaaaaagcaaaatccgaagggagcgttcagagcgcgacacgtggcgaatggctgagagcgcgccaagtggcgctgaccattgtgaggctcccgaaggagcgctcgttaactagttgctcccgaaGAATCAGctcgttttcttttatttttcattctttcttttttacattttatctataccaatataaaaagatccaaaggggcagatccaaaccaTCACGACCGTCAAATCATATTATCTAGCGGTTGAATCGCTGCAATGTGGAGcaccaaacacgtttaacgctctaattacccatcactgccattggttataaacacATTTTGACTCAACACTATCCCATGAAATCTGTCATATAATTAATATCCTATCATTCCCGCgaaaaagtaattgatatcttacaaaataccaacgtgcaacagatatatcttacctaatataaacgtgcattgcacgtacgttATTACTAGTTATATTAATATAACTAGCTAATATTGTGTGCATTACAACTGGACATAAAAGAAAAACGGATTTGCTAATTCCGTCTCATCTAACTCCTACACTATTTTATTAATCAAGACACAAAAAACAAAAGGCAAACCAACCTCGAATTGGATTTTTAGAAGGACAATGGTATCGTCAGTCCATCATGGTTCGAGTCCTAAACTTGACACATATGCtcgcatttttctgaatttatttcagacctttcagcgatgtgcgttcagtgggaagagacgtttccgtcgactatGAAGGTTTCTGTGGCGCTTTGTCAACCACAAGATGATGTGCCGACTCAACCTCTCGAAGGTTCTAGGGTAGGGTGTGCGTGCCGTTCATAGAGATGGGTGTATGTGCAAGCATCTACGTTTGTACTATgttagaaaaacacaaaaataaaaggaaaaaaatccCAACAAATATCTGCGTAAAAATCAACGATGTACTCCCTTTATATACAAATATAAAAAAAATTAGATGAGGGAATTTTTTTGTTGTTATGGAAGATGAGGAAGTTAGATGagacatagttaattttctctttttttaCGATTATAGTTAGTTTTCATTTAGATGAGAGGTAGACACATCCTTGGTTTATTCATGAGCAAATCAAACAGTAGTACATGTTTTCCGAAGTAAATAAAATGCCCTTATGCATGTACGTATCTCACGCGCATTCACAATCACACTGGCATATATATGGTGCACGAGTGCACGTACTTGAAGCTTCGTGGCAAGCTCAGGTGGACGTGTAGATGCCCCCCTTGAGAGTGCCCATCCACGCCGGCGATAGCATCCCAGTCTGCTCGTGCACCGTCGTTAGCAACGGCGGCAACTTCTTGTACACCCCGGCCATCTCCTTCATCGCGCCGTCACCACCCTCGGAAGCACAACCATTGCTCCACACGCTGATCTTGGGCTCGAGCCCCTTGATGGCGTCGGCGTTGATGCGCGCCATCTCCTGATACACGCCGGGGGGCATTAAGGCCACCTGAATCTGAATTTTCATTAGCCGAGAAACCGGCAAAGCCACACAACTACACAAGGTTCAGAACTCCAGATCGGAGAACAGGTGTCAAGGCCACAGGCGGCACTCTATCTACGGCAACGCGGCAAAACGCTAACTTTGAAAGTTTTTGGTTGAGGTCCCCATCGAAGGTTCCCATAGCAATTTTGGTTGAAGCCCCAGACATCCGATGactttttttttgcagaaaatcgAAGTACAAAATAGCTTGAATTAGGGTTTGGGTGCTCGGTTTTGCACAGCGGGGAGGGCAGGGCAGGGAACGGTAGAGACGCACCTGGTTGATGATCGTCGCCAGCAGGAGGGTCCGGCGAACAGGGCGGTGCCGCTCGCCCAGCCAtatctatcttttatttttatttttttagcaaCTGCCGTTCTATCTATCGAGGTTGGTGGCCGACTCTTGAGTATCAGCCAGACTATGGGCTCAGCCAGGAAATAACAGGCCTCGGGATAGGGACTATGGTAGCTGCCCGACTCGTAGGGAAGAGTCAGcccgttttcttttatttttcatccttccttttttccttctttttagAAAATGCCATCATGGCTAGTTTTATTTCATCTCAAATAATGAAAAATCATCCAAAATAAGGCTACGGATAAAAGAGAGAGGATTGTCCGTCCACACACCCGGAGGATCAACCCTAGCCCTTCTAGCCAGCTCATGAGCCACGCGATTCGAATCACGCGCACAATGCTCAAAACtaacatggccaaaataattacAAATCTCAAAGCAATCATTTTAATTATATATTAATATAACGAGCGAATTTTGCGAGCGTTACGACGGGACAGAAAAGAAAAATGGATTTGCTTTTTTTTTTGAGGATCCATCTAACTCCTACACTATTTGATTAATCAGACACAAAAATAAAAGGCAAACCAACCTGCGATTGGACTTTTAGAAGGATAGTTGTATCGTCAGCCTATCATGGTTTAAGTCCTAAACTTGACACTTATGCtcgcatttttctgaatttatttctggCCTTTctgcgatgtgcgttcagtgggaggagacgtttccatcGACTACAAAGTTTCTGTGACGCTTTGTCAATCATAAGATgatgtgccggctcagtctctcgaaggtgctcacagGGATAGGGTATGCATACCgttcatagagatgagtgtatgTGCAAGCGTCTGTGTTCGTACTATgttagaaaaacacaaaaataaaaggaaaaaatccCAACAAATATCTGCATAAAATTCAACgatattttttttttgcgggtgaacgatgtactccctctataaataaatataAAACGCTTTAGATGAGGGAGTTCTTTTTTGTTGTGGAAGATGAgacatagtttttttttttttttgcgatcaTAGCTATTTTTCATTTAGATGAGAGGTAGACACATTTTTGGTTTATTCACCAGCAAATCATTTAGATGAGAGATATAGTACATGTTATCCGAAGTAAATAAAACACCCTTATGTTGACGTATCTCACACGCATTCACAATCACACTGGCATATATAAGGTGCGCGACTGCACGTACTTGAAGCTTCGTGGCAAGCTCAGGTGGACGTGGAGGTGCCCCCCTTGAGAGTGCCCATCCACGCCGGCGGTAGCATCCCAGTCTGCTCGTGCACCGTCGTTAGCAACGGCGGCAACATCCTGTACACCCCGGCCATCTCCTTCATGGCGCCGTCACCACCCTCGGAAGCAGAGCCGTTGCTCCACACGCTGATCTTGGGCTCGAGCCCCTTGATGGCGTCGGCGTTGATGCGCGCCATCTCCTGATACACGCCTGAGCTGATCATGAGGTAGTCACGGAGCGCGCCGTAGCTGCCGCCGAGCGCGCCGAGCATGGAGGACAGGTACACGCTCTGGGCCTCTCCCATGGCCGCCAGCCCCTCGGCCTCCTTGCGCTTGGCGTAGAGCTCGGCCTCGGCCTCCCGCTGCCGCGCGAAGAACTCCGCGTCCGCAGTCGCGCGGCGCGCCTCCGCCTGCCTCTCCTGCTCGAACAGCAGCGCCTCGGCCGCCTTCTGCCGGTTGTAGAGCTCCCAGTTGGCCTGCTGCACCTTCATCTCGTAGTCCACGACGGCCTTGCTGAGGTGCTCGGCCTTGAGCTTCTCCGTCTGCCTGGCGGCGTTGGTGCGCTCCACCTCCACCTGCAGCTGCGCGTCCCGTATGGCCACGGCCttggccgcctccacctccgccacccTCGCCTGCTGCTCCCACCCGGCCTTCTTCATggccagctccgcgtcggcctgcGCCACCTCGGCGTCCCTCTCGTTCCTGAACACCCTCACCTCCGCCGTCACCCTGGCCTCCTCCTTGGAGCCCTCCCCCTGGCGCTTCACCGTGTACACCTTGGTCTCGGCGTCCACCTTGGCGGCGTTCTGGCGCGTCATCccctcccgctccttggcgccgaCCTCGCCCTTCATGCGCGCCTCGGCCACGTCCACCTTGGCCTGGTTGACGGCCTCCTGCTGCGTCTTCTGGCCGAGGTAGGAGAAGTACTCGTGCCCCGGCACGTCCACCAGCTGCTTCACGTTGGCGTTGTAGATGACGAGGCCGAACTGGTTGAGCTCCAGCTGCACGCTCTCGAACACGGCCTGCTTGAACGACTTGGTGCCGTGGAAGATCTGCTCCATGGTCATGGACGCCGCCAGCACGCGCGTCTCGCCCTCGATCACGCCCTTGACCAGCTCGTTGACGTGGCGGGAGAGCTTGTCGTGCGGGGAGATGAGCTTGGCGTAGCGGAGCAGGGACTCGACGTCGTCCGCGCGCGGGCCGATGGTGAAGACGGCGGGGAGCACGAAGGGGAGCTTCTCGGCGCTCATCGCCTGCACCTCGAAGGTGTAGTTCACCGGGGAGATGTCGAAGCGCGCGCACCGCTGCCCCGGCGCGATCCACGCCTTCTTCGCCAGCTTCACGTCGTCCACGCCGTACCCGGTGATGGCCAGGTACTCCGACGGGCTCGCGATTCGGTACACGAACCCCATGGCGCAAGCGAAGATGACAAGTGCAGGCTGTACGGTACTGAGCTAGACTGCTGCCAGGAACATGGATATGATGACAACTGAGAACAAGCGTACGCAGCAGCATGTTATATATGCGAGGCTGGTCAACACATGCAACCACATAAATCTTTTCTTTTTGCGCCAAAAAACATTTTTTTTACGGAACCTCGTCACACAAATCTTGCCCTGTATTTCCCGGTCATTGCTGGGATGCTTTTAGCTAGTTCCGCTTGATTCAGCCCGGGCTAATTTTCCAATTGGTCAGCATAGCGTGTAAGAAATTGTATTCCAATTTTATAGACATTATCTGTGCGTTGGTCCTTTCCAAGTAATGCTATACATACATTGATTTACATGGACTTTACAAACAAGTGTAATTGCGTGTGACCCTTTGTATGTTTAGCATTATTGATCTTTTTTCGGAAGTTTGACGCAAGCATTTTTCTCGAATGGATCGAGTCGTTCCCTGTCCATTTCCGTGGCCTTGTGAGTTGTGATGTACTCGTTGCCACAAGAAACGGGCGTTACGATTTTATACGGTATTTTCCTCGTTGACATCGATGGAGTGTGCAGTACGACAACGCGTCTTCCCTTCGTTGGTCCTGGCTTTAATTATGGTTCGAAGCAAAAATCATCGGGTGAAGAAATAAACTTGGAATCAACCGAATTGACGTTGACCGATCGAGCTTGGAATCAACCGAATTGACGTTAACCGATCGAGCTTTGTTCGTTACCGGAACTGGTTTCTGGTTTTGATCGGTTTAACCAGCTCAGAGCAACTCTCTGGCAGAGTCGTTGCAgtagtaagggcatgtacaatagtTCTATCTTAAGCGTGCCACATAGATAAATAATGAGGTAGTGGAGAGAAAAATCATAAAAGAAGGCTTGTCTTATCTtacttaagagaagacaagagatgatctcttagcataatttgtctcaccatgtttttaggaacaACTAATTATTAaaaataaggctaagagatgatccaTTGTAGACATGTTTGTTTGTCATCTCTAATTTAGatgcaaaacttaagataagactatcttatcaaccattgtacatgccctaatacaTATGAATGCTCGATGTGCACTTAAGGCTGTCCAGATAACGCACAAAATTGGAGTcaatataaatatagcctttaaAATGGATTGTCACATAAGACCAGCTTTATCTGGGAACTAGCTAGAGATCAATTGACTGAAAATATAATTTGGGTCAATCGAGGGACCACAAATTTGTTGCAGTCGATCTGCTCTCTGCTCGAACGGAGCGTCAGAGCCCGGTGGATGGATCGGTCTCGAgagcaaacctgcatcaccagggtACGCAGAACTGGAGCCAGCCAGTTGTCCACTCCCCTGCGATGCATGCAAGCACGCACACAACTGCACAATCTCCTCCTTGAACGGACTCTCACTCACCCCCACCTACCTTATCCTCTTCCTCGATCCCATGGGTGGGACACATGCAATATTTGGTTAATTAAGCATTGGTCATTAGcatttaattaagttaattcaTCACATGCAAAACACCCGTCACAGTCATTATCCAAATGGTACCCTGGTGTGTTTGCATGCAACTGTTAGCGACTATATGTgcactctcacacacatatatttatttttacatacatacatagaatacatttttttaaaatacataTATGCACACATACATACATATCAAAGAAGAAAGAGAAGAGGGTATTTAAACCCATAATTGTAATTCATTTATGTCCAGTAATCCTCACACAAGACATCTAAATACTAGACATAATTACTAGACATAACCTACTCTCTCCTTTCcgatttataaggctcaattcaaaaatctcaccaaccaaggtagatgatgagtggtggaatattttttgtagtttgcaaaagcacccaattaatgctcttgttttccttgcaccttgaagtctgaacatgtgatggggaacaaccaaattgagccttataaaatggaaaaactaaatttttgagataagccctataaaccggaaaggagggagtacaaaatCAAACAACTTACACATAAATTATGTTTTTttctaatatgcaagaataagcatataatagtgaaaaatataatatgcaagaataaacataCAATATTGGATTTTTCATAAAAAAAGTTTTTAAGGTGGAATGAACAAATGACATATGCATTACCCTTAAAGAAAAAAAAGTAAATTAAAAAAGTAGAAGAAAATAAAGACATTGAAGTTTTCTAAAAAAGAGTTAATGACATTGCTATAacactttaagaagaaagaaaataaaaaacaaatgacaaaaattgcacacaatttacaccttttctaatatgcaagaataagcatataatagtgaaaCGTTCGCAATAAAGGAAATTTCCTAAGAAATGATGAATTAGTGGCACTTGAGCTACAATTAaataagaaataaaataaaaaactaaacgaaaataaaataatgaagttttcaacGGAAGAATGAATTAGAGGctttggtattaccctttaagaagaaataaactaaaataaaacctaaatcaaaaacaaaataaagaAGTTTTCTAGGGAAGAATGAAtttgtggcattggtattaccatttAAGAAGAAAGGAAAAAATGAGAAATTTGCACTTAATTTACACAGAAATTGCAATTTTTGTAATATGCAAGAAAACTATATAATAGTAGCATTCTCACTAGAAAGAAAGTTCCCTAATAAGGAATGAATTAGTGAGATTGGCATTGCCAATAAAGAAAAAGTAAAAtgaaacaaaaactaaataattaAGGTTTGTAATAAAGAATAAACTCGTGGTTTTGGCATTACCCAAAAAGAGTTAACTACTAAAGCAGAAtcacaaaataaaaatatttttttctaAGAAACAATGTATTAGTGGCATTAGTATTAACCTTAAAGACAGAAGAAAAATGCAGATGAAATAATGACACACAATTAACATAAAAATTACATTTTCTACAAATGAAAGAGTAAGCATACAATAGTGGAATTTTCATAGAAAATGTTTTCTAAGATGGAAGGATTGAATGACATGCACATTACACTTAAAGAAGAAAGTAAATTTaacaaaaagcaaaaaaacaaTGAGTTTTCTAAAAAATAATTAATGACATTTCTATTACACTTTAGGaaggaagaaaataaaaaaacaaataatggcaaaattTTCACATAATTTACACATAAattatgctttgttctgatatgcaagaataagcatataatagtgaaaTATTCATAGTAAAGGTAATTtcctaagaaagaatgaattagtgacaCTTGTGTTACAATTAaataagaaataaaataaaagtaaaactAAATGAAAAATAAGATTGTGAAGTTTTTCTAAGAAAGAACGAATTAGAGGCCTTAGTAATACCCTTtaggaagaaagaaaataaaataaaactaaatcaaaattaagatAATTGAGTTTTAttaagaaagaatgaattaatgACATTGGTCTTACCCTTTAAGGAGAAacgaaacaaaaaaaataaagaattGAGAAATTTGCACACAATTTATGCACAAATTGCACTTTTTACAATATGTATGAATAAGTATATAATAGTATAATTCTCACAAAAAAGAATTTTttaagaaggaatgaattagtgaCGTTGGTATTATcattaaaaaagaaataaaatgcaacaaacactacaaaataatgaagttttgtaAGGAAATAAAGTTTTGT from Triticum dicoccoides isolate Atlit2015 ecotype Zavitan chromosome 6A, WEW_v2.0, whole genome shotgun sequence encodes:
- the LOC119318937 gene encoding flotillin-like protein 1, translated to MGFVYRIASPSEYLAITGYGVDDVKLAKKAWIAPGQRCARFDISPVNYTFEVQAMSAEKLPFVLPAVFTIGPRADDVESLLRYAKLISPHDKLSRHVNELVKGVIEGETRVLAASMTMEQIFHGTKSFKQAVFESVQLELNQFGLVIYNANVKQLVDVPGHEYFSYLGQKTQQEAVNQAKVDVAEARMKGEVGAKEREGMTRQNAAKVDAETKVYTVKRQGEGSKEEARVTAEVRVFRNERDAEVAQADAELAMKKAGWEQQARVAEVEAAKAVAIRDAQLQVEVERTNAARQTEKLKAEHLSKAVVDYEMKVQQANWELYNRQKAAEALLFEQERQAEARRATADAEFFARQREAEAELYAKRKEAEGLAAMGEAQSVYLSSMLGALGGSYGALRDYLMISSGVYQEMARINADAIKGLEPKISVWSNGSASEGGDGAMKEMAGVYRMLPPLLTTVHEQTGMLPPAWMGTLKGGTSTST